The Streptomyces sp. NBC_00435 nucleotide sequence GTCGCGCGTCGTGCGGGGTGAAGGGCGTGGTTCCGCGCCCCGCAGCCGACCGTGGAGAACCACCGTGAAGAACCTGAAGCGCGCCCCGCTGTCCTTCCGCAGGGCGGCTGCCGTCGCCGTCGCCGCCGCCGGGGTGGCCGTCGTTATCGCCGGGCCGGCCTCCGCCGCGCAGGGGGCGTCCGCCACGCCGAGCGCCCGGCCCGCCCCCGCGTCGGCCGCGCCCAGTGCCGTGCCGAGCACCGCGCCCAGCGTGGTCCCGACCTCTCCGAAGCCGCAGCCCTCGGTGAGCCGGCCCCCGACCGCGACGCCGAGCGCCTCCCCGAGCGCGGCTCCCGCCGCCCCCAGTGCGACCCCGGGTTCCAACGGCGAACCCGAGCTCGCGCATACTGGCTCCTCCGCCACCACGGCCGCACTCGGAGCCGGGGCCGCCGTGCTGCTCGCCGCCGGGGCCGCGACCCTGTACGCCGTTCGGCGCCGCGCCAACGGCTGAGGATCCCCGTGCTCCACCTCGCACCATCCGTGGGCCCCGCGGTACCCGGTTTCGACCGGGTGCGGCGGGGCTTGTGGTCGTTCCTGCTGCACCGCGAGCGGTCCGCCCCGGCCGCCCCGCCCGCGCACCCGGAGCCGCACCGGCACGGATACACGTACGGTCACCCCACCGAGGACGGCGGCCCGCCGCCCACCGTGACCGAGCTCTACCATGCCCATCGGCTGCAGATGGTCCGGCTGGCCGTGCTGCTCGTGGACGACCTGGGCACCGCCGAGGACGTGGTGCAGGACGCCTTCACGGCGCTGTACCGGCGCCACGGCGAGCGGATCGCGGAGGTGGACAACGCGCTGGGCTACCTGCGCACCGCCGTGGTCAACACGGCCCGCTCCGTACTGCGCCGGCGCCGGACCGCCCGTGCGTGGATCCCGCCCGCGCCCGTCGACGTACCGTCCGCCGAGGCGTCCGTGGTCCTGGACGAGGCACACCGCGAAGTGCTGGCCGCGCTGGGCCGCCTGACGCCGAGGCGGCGGCAGGTTCTGGTGCTGCGCTACTGGGCCGACCTCAGCGAGGCGGAGATCGCCGAGACGCTGGGGATCAGCCGGGGCTCGGTGAAATCGAACGCGAGCCGTGGACTGGACGCGCTGGAACGGATTCTGGAGGGTCGGACATGACGCGTGCGCGGGGACCGGCCGAGGGGTCGGACACGGGCCCGGGGGGCGCACCGGCGGCCGTGCGGCCCGTCGAGCACCGGTTGCGCAGCGCCCTCGACGCACGGGCGGCCGGGATCACCGCGCGCGAACTGCGCCCGGCGCAGCCGCCGGGGCTCGGGGTGCGACGTCTGCCGTGGGCCTGGCCGCGCGGGTTGGCGCTGCCGCTGGCCGGGCTGGCGGCAGCGGCCGCCGCGGTGGTGGTGGGGTATGCCGTACTGGCTCCCGACCCGGCCCAGGTCCGCCCGGCCCCGGTTCCGCCGGCGGCTCCGCCGTCGCCCTGGCCGGACGGGTCGTCGCCGCGCCCGGCTCAGGGCACCCCGGCGCCGTCACTGCTGCCCCCTTCGGCCACGGCCACTCCCACGCCGCTGCCCTCCTCCCATGCCTCCTCACCGTTCCCGTCCTCCCCGTCACCGTCCTCGGCGGGGCCGGAGCGCGGGTCCGGTACCGGTGGGCCGCGGCCGGTTTCCACCCCGTCCGGCTCCGCCGTCCCCTCCGCCAAGCCGGGTCAGTCCGCGTCGCCGTCGCTCTCGCCCTCGCCGCCGCCGGTCACCGGGCCTCCGGACTACCACTAGGCCTGGCTCCGTCACCGATCCCGGGGGCGGCCCGCCCGGGATCGGCGCGCCACGCGGGGCCCTGAACCATGAGCCGATGGAGATCCCTCCGCTGCATCCTTGATCCCTGCCGAGGAGTTCGAACGGGGGACGCGGGATGTGGTCAGTGGTGTCGTCGTGCGCGGTACCGGCGGGGGAGCGGTTCGACTGGTACGCCGACATCATCTCGCGCGAAGTGATGCCCGCGGCTCTCAGCAGCGAGCGGCCCGCGGAGTTCCAGGGCGAGGCCGCCGTACTGGACCTGGGGGACCTCCGGGTGGCGAAGTTCGCCCTGTCGCCGCTCCGTTCACGGCGCACACCCGCGCTGATCCGGCGCGGCGACCCGGAGCAGTACCAGCTGGCGCTCCTGCGCGAGGGCAGCACATCGATGTCCCAGCACCGCAACGACTGCACCATCGGGGCCGGGGACCTCATGCTCTGGGACACCTCGCGCCCCTCCGACAACGAGATGCTCGCCGACCGCGGCCAGGCGCGGGCGACGATCCTGATGCTTCCCAGGGAGGCGCTGCCCCTGCGTGACCAGCGCCCGGAGCTGACGCCGCCCGTCGTCGCCGCCCGCCACAACATCTCCCTGCGCACGCTCCACCAGCTCTTCCACGGCCAGGGGGAGAGCGTCCGGGCCCGGATCCGCAGGCGCCGGCTGGAGCAGTGCCGCGCCGACCTCGCACGCCCCGGTCCCGGGGCGCACCGGGTGCACGCCATCGCCGCCCGCTGGGGCTTCAGCGGCCCCGTGGTCTTCAGCCGCTCCTTCCGCGAGGCGTACGGAGTCAGCCCCGCGGAGTTCCGTGCGCTGAGCCTGGAGGAAGCCGGTGCCGAGCGTGCGGCGAGCCGGCCGGCCGCTGCACCGTTCCGGTGAGACCGGCCGTTCCCGCTGGTCAGCGGCGCTCATTGGGCTTTCCGCTGAGGGGAGGGAGCGTCCATGGTCAGGAAAGCGCATTGCGTGCGCAGGCGCCGCCGGGTTCCCTTGCCAGGATCAGAACGGCGGGGCCGCCCCGAGCCGGCAGGGAAGGAAGCGCATGACATCCACGCTGGGCGGCTGTACGCCCTGGCCCGAGGAGTTCACCGACCGCTACTGGGCGGCCGGGCACTGGCGCGGCACGTCGCTGGACAATCTGCTGCGCGGCTGGGCCCTGCAGTTCGGACCGCGGACCGCGCTCGTGCACGGCGGCACCCGTCTCACGTACGCGGCCCTGAACCGGCGCATCGACCGCATGGCCGCCGGGTTCCGGCTGCGCGGCCTGCGGCGCGGGCAACGGGTCGTCGTCCAGCTGCCGAACGTTCCCGAGTTCGTCGTCACCGTGTTCGCGCTGATGCGCGCCGGGGTGGTCCCCGTGCTCTGCCCGGTCTCGCACCGCGCGCCCGAGATGTCCCGCGTCGTGCGGGTCGCCCAGGCCACCGGCTACGTCGGCCCCTCGGTGTACCAGGGCTTCGACCACACGGCGATGGCCGCCGGCATCGCGGCCGAAGGGCCTTTCCTGCGGCGGGTGTTCCCCTTCGAGGCGCCGGGCACCTCCTCCCCGTACGGCGGTTTCACGACCGACACGTCGGGCTGCCACTACTTCCCGCTGGGCTCGCTCGACTCCCCGCCCGAGCCGGCGCTCGCGCAGCGCGCCGACCAGGTGGCGTTCTTCCTGCTCTCGGACCTCGGCGCCGCCGACGGCACCGCCGAGGTCCCCGGGCTCGTTCCGCGCACCCACAACGACTACGCCTACCAGATGCGGGCCACCGCCGAGTTGGTGTCGCTCACCGGGGACGACGTGTACCTCGCCGCGCTGCCCGCCGGGTCAGCCTTCGCCCTCGGCTGCCCCGGCATCCTCGGCACCCTCTC carries:
- a CDS encoding LAETG motif-containing sortase-dependent surface protein; translated protein: MKNLKRAPLSFRRAAAVAVAAAGVAVVIAGPASAAQGASATPSARPAPASAAPSAVPSTAPSVVPTSPKPQPSVSRPPTATPSASPSAAPAAPSATPGSNGEPELAHTGSSATTAALGAGAAVLLAAGAATLYAVRRRANG
- a CDS encoding SigE family RNA polymerase sigma factor, translating into MLHLAPSVGPAVPGFDRVRRGLWSFLLHRERSAPAAPPAHPEPHRHGYTYGHPTEDGGPPPTVTELYHAHRLQMVRLAVLLVDDLGTAEDVVQDAFTALYRRHGERIAEVDNALGYLRTAVVNTARSVLRRRRTARAWIPPAPVDVPSAEASVVLDEAHREVLAALGRLTPRRRQVLVLRYWADLSEAEIAETLGISRGSVKSNASRGLDALERILEGRT
- a CDS encoding helix-turn-helix domain-containing protein — translated: MWSVVSSCAVPAGERFDWYADIISREVMPAALSSERPAEFQGEAAVLDLGDLRVAKFALSPLRSRRTPALIRRGDPEQYQLALLREGSTSMSQHRNDCTIGAGDLMLWDTSRPSDNEMLADRGQARATILMLPREALPLRDQRPELTPPVVAARHNISLRTLHQLFHGQGESVRARIRRRRLEQCRADLARPGPGAHRVHAIAARWGFSGPVVFSRSFREAYGVSPAEFRALSLEEAGAERAASRPAAAPFR
- a CDS encoding AMP-binding protein; translated protein: MTSTLGGCTPWPEEFTDRYWAAGHWRGTSLDNLLRGWALQFGPRTALVHGGTRLTYAALNRRIDRMAAGFRLRGLRRGQRVVVQLPNVPEFVVTVFALMRAGVVPVLCPVSHRAPEMSRVVRVAQATGYVGPSVYQGFDHTAMAAGIAAEGPFLRRVFPFEAPGTSSPYGGFTTDTSGCHYFPLGSLDSPPEPALAQRADQVAFFLLSDLGAADGTAEVPGLVPRTHNDYAYQMRATAELVSLTGDDVYLAALPAGSAFALGCPGILGTLSVGGTVVLLEDPGATECLETIERERVTITSVVPALARLWLDELPAARADVSSLRLVQIGGEPARHALAERIGSALDCRPQQVFAMPEGPLVLTRPADPDPAALTTHGRPLSPDDEIRVVDSDGREVADGDPGELLVRGPSTPRGYYREPGHNARSFTPDGYFRTGRLVRRTPDGNLSVTGPALRPGSRTAVADGRPGADG